A genomic window from Excalfactoria chinensis isolate bCotChi1 chromosome 18, bCotChi1.hap2, whole genome shotgun sequence includes:
- the LOC140260484 gene encoding uncharacterized protein yields the protein MCVSSASVCTMKHQSPIGCRIILLPAGPHCVRCQQSPERCAAPDENSEEQKPALPGTPRNSTLLSGNCLPCRCQQSPERCAAPDENSEEQKPALPGTPRNSTLLSGNCLPCSIATQRPLQRQSSTAPCCVTPTMPPDLHTASVPNISSVSRPSDSSNFPCLLFIYSISTALRPYGGPISLTGHFRNISPPDFHFLWFLAAFKDGKKEQHLCLESASFGELEYLLQL from the exons atgtgtgtcagctcagcatctgtgtgcacaatgaaacaccagtcaccgattggctgcaggatcatcttattgcctgcaggaccccattgtgtgcg gtgccagcagagccccgagagatgcgcggctcccgatgagaacagcgaggaacagaaacctgcattgcctggaacgcctcggaactcaactttgctgagcgggaattgcctgccctgcag gtgccagcagagccccgagagatgcgcggctcccgatgagaacagcgaggaacagaaacctgcattgcctggaacgcctcggaactcaactttgctgagcgggaattgcctgccctgcag CATTGCCACACAGCGTCCCTTACAGCGTCAATCCAGCACGGCTCCTTGCTGTGTAACACCAACGATGCCTCCAGATCTACACACAGCTTCAGTGCCAAACATCAGCTCAGTGTCTCGTCCCAGTGACAGCTCCAACTTCCCATGCCTGCTATTTAtctacagcatcagcacagcattACGGCCCTATGGCGGCCCTATCAGCCTTACGGGTCACTTCAGGAACATCAGTCCTCCGG ATTTCCACTTTTTGTGGTTCTTGGCTGCGTTtaaggatgggaagaaggagcagcatttgTGTCTGGAATCCGCTTCCTTTGGAGAGCTGG AGTATCTCCTACAGCTGTGA